The DNA window AAATAACAACAGGGCCTGTAAAATCAGTATCCCCCAGAGAGGACAGGAGAGGAAACACTACCCTGCTGCTGAGAAATCCAGTATGGAAAATATTACTGGATGGCAGAGCCCTGTTAAAGCCTTGCAGACAGGAATGAGACCTTGCCTTaaacatgattattattattattattattattattaatccaGTGGGAAGACTCAATACTGGTAATACTACTACAAAATACCTTTTtaatactacaactactactactactactactactactactactaataataataataataataataataataagttataCTAAAATGCAGCTTATATATATAGGCAATACAAAAAttatatgaaaaataaaataagaaaataatgataataagaataatatttatttatatatgatttTTGAATACTAAAATCTAGCtcacaatataaaataaaaggaatAAGTATAACagacattaataaataattaaacaaacaaaataataagttaatttaagaaaaaaataaatgaaaaaagaaaatgaataataaaaacttttttattCATAATACTTTtcataataatactactactaacactactgctaaaaaaacaataataataacaacaacaacaattataataataataataataataataataataataatactgagtTAACAAGGACTTGTAGTTTagtaaaaagcataaaatactaggaaaatatatatttatatgaatcAATtgtcttatccagagtgatgtaaagttaggagtcttgcccactCTCATTGCTGTAGTGTGGTCTGCTTTCCTGGCTGGAGAACCTTTTCCGCCATGGAAAATGATGTTGCTACCCAGTTCACTACACCAACTGTACAGTACTGGGATTTACGAGCTTTCATAGATTTAAGCCATGTGAGTCATTTGGGCTGTTTAAATTCAGTGGTTGGGGCAAACTGAGCTGTAGTCAACCTGCATAGATGTATAAAGTACTCATAACACGCAGGTGAGGTCATGGACATTGATAGCAGACAGCATTAGCTGTTAGTCTGACCAGCCCGTTCCATGTGCTAATCCTAACAAACCTGCTGCAGCTTGGCTCCAGGAAAAGACTTTACACTGGCTATTATTAGCCACTTCATCTTTAGGGACATCTAAGAAACGCATATTGATAGTGAAACTAGCCAGGAGCGGTCAACAGTATCTATCACACCGACCAATGCAACACTGATGACCATAAATAGCCGCAGTTTTAATCTCAGTGGGAATATATTCAAAATAGAACAACGGGGCGACCGATTAGGGCTGTGTGAACAGGGCTGTTCGTTCTGCTGACTAAAATATCCTGCTCATCCATGTTCAACTGACGCAAAGGCCTTCTGAGGACAGAGGCAGATGGTGATGAGGACTCTGAAGAGGAGTCAGTGAATTGCCAGTTGTTCTAACCATAGAATTTGAATGATAGGCTATTTGCTTCTGTCCAAATATAGTCtacaattaaatattaattatataatacatatataatacatatatcaATCAATTAGTGAGTCAGCCAATAGATAAACCCAAATGTAAATATCTAAACAAAAGTACACTGTATTATATAATGTAGGGTATATTATAGGATACTTAAACATAAGTTTTCGTTATATTATTCGATATTAttctatatgtatataatattatagtTGTGGGCCATTTTTGCCACTTTTCACGTTTTGACATAATCTAAATCTGCGATGTGTTCTATACATTGTATGTAAacttcataatgaatggaccaatagaaatgctccaaaatgactttcaataaaatctttttacattgacttccattgaaagttaagaaggttttttccttctcctgtaaagttgtcattttggagacacaagaTTTTGATCCAACAGCCATGATATGTAAgtttatatagtgtgtatattacTATTAGTATCATAAAATGTGCACATTACTTTGACTTATTATGTAgtaattacataaaataaagtACTTGTAGGCACAaatgtgtgtataataattataaatacattCTACATCTTTGATTATGGATTTCCCTGATCCAGTTTAGCTGGTTTATCTCACCTGTTGTCAGGTGTAGTAGCAgcgttttaaaaaaatatagaaaattaGAAGCCATACAGGCTATACAGGCTATATGATATAATACATTGCACAGTATATTAAGTAGATATTATAATGTACTCTATAGACATATTATAATATATCCTAATGTAATAGGCTGGGATGTCAAACTAGGTTTTTTCTAGATCAGAGCTCTGGAAACATTCAATCCCAGCTCATGGATTCTTTGCTAATTAGCTGATGAGCTGTGTCAGATGTGTGTAGTGAGGCAGGGTAAAACATGTGGCCTGGAATGAAGCCAGTTGGATGCTCCTCATCTTTTCCTACCTGTGAATGTCTATGTGAGCCGCTGTGGTCTGTGCTTTGGCTTCTCCTGAAGTAACTTCCGGTGGGCCTTGAGTCTGAAAGCGAGGTTTGCCGGAAGCTGACGTGCCGCTGAGCGGAGAGGCCGCAGGATGAAGGCAGGTTGAGGAAGTTGGAGGAGCAGCGAGGGTGCAGGTCCTTCATGCCTGGCCCTTGTCTTGTTAAGCCTGAGGAGCTGCATTTTGTCCCTTCGTTCCCTGGGAAGGACACCTCCTCATTGTCAGAGTAGTTGTCGTCCTCTGAGTCGGAAATGGTGAACGTCACGCGGGCTTTCATGGCGCGGTAGTGGGCTGCGTTCAGGCTGCGGCTGCGGGGCCGAGGGTTGGGCTCCCAGAAGTCGCTGCTCCAGCGACTGGCTAGCCTGCTCTCCTGGGGACTGCTGAACATCATCCAGTATGGAGGACAGGTTGGACATGTTCCGGAGGTGGAATTAGGAAGGGGTGCGGAAAGGTCAGTGCTGTAGCCGCTCTGCAGACCGGTCAGGACCCAGTTCTCCAGACTAAACGCATACTGTCAAAACAAGAGAAACGAGACCAAGAGGCAACCTCAGTTTGGCTTTTTTAAGCCATTATAGCTGGCATTGGCAGAATGACTTCCAAAAAATTAAATACTGTCCAGGAAAATCATCTTAAATATAATGTTTCTTATTTTTTGACTGTACtaagaaagaaaataagatgcAACATATTTCTGCATACTATATTAATGGGTATAAATGGATTGGTTAAATAATCTCCAAATATTCTCAGAACAAGGTGAAGCAGGTGCATGGCCTACTGTATAGGTTCTACAGGTCCTAGGCCAGAGATTACTAAAATCTGTGTTCACCAGACAAAGATGTTAATTGGTcaagggtgccaaaactttcaCATACAATTGTATTTATAAAACGCTAGGTAGGTTACATTAGCTGCTAACAGCTGTTTGCCACTAGAGGACCATTTTATTGCTTATAAAGTTCTTATAAACAAGTCATTTGTTCACTTGTGGGACTTCTTTACAATGCcgccgggcagttatttccagttatACAAGACCAGGTTCTCATATCTATGAACAaggagagaccaaaatactggaaactggATCATAATTTAATATGatcatttatattaaattattatatcaTAATTATATATCATAATTTAAATCACTGTCAAAAACTGACAAAATGAAGAGTTTCAATGCTCAAATAAAGCATAATTTTCTGCTAGTTCTGGCTACTGCGCTATCTTTACCCATAGCCTGATGCCATGTTAAGCATTACGAGAACTtctattcatatttcaaccagtggccggTCTCCTCATTTACAAGGTCTCTGACCATTTGGACAAAGCAGAGTTAGCTTCAGAGCTAATTCATTATTTTGTtccaattttggagcatttctattggtccattcatcatgaaatgttgatacaatataaataataactgccagattcatattatgtcaaatgTCAAATACATACaacactgtgcaaaagttttagacCCCTATTTAATGAAATTTAGAATGAATAAATCtccttatctggacagtaagtttttatctgctcagtaaaacactgatattagaataaacactaataataataacactcctacagaaagtggtggaggttctccatcactgtgttcatcattagaacatctccaaagttctcctcatggagtctattattatttagagttcaccccttcctcagatcaacacctggtttggtaaatcagtgctatCGTGATATCGCTGCTGTAACACAAAAGCCTCAAATGTCCAGAGTCCTCCAcaaatttaaaatgttaaataaaaaatatataaaatactttCTAACGTCTGCATATTTGCTATAATTTGTTGAATAACATTTCAATGAAAACAGTGTAGGTTACTGTTAgattaaaatcttaaaattcaattattattaatacaaattagcataaaaaataattcatatGACAAATAGATGTGAACTTATGGAATGGTAGAATATATGTTTAGATGTAAAATATCAAATACATACTGAAAATGACACCAACCATCACTATAATGTTTATCATATTTGAAATCTGGTTTAAGGAAGAATCCAGCTTTGTGGAATAGTGACTGCAATGTGTGTTCATGTCATTATATTTGTGAACTTGGTATTCGGATGCCAGAGGATCTAGCCCAGCATGAACTTTATAGAAATTCTGTAACAGCATTCAGATCCCACTTCTTTTGCATTTTCTTCACCGTGACGGATCCCAAGGCTTCACTAAACATTCTCGCATTTGGTAAACACAGGCCTAGCCAAACATTACGCAACAGATTCAAGCCCATTCATTCCACTTTAACATAATACTGTGCAAAAATGTGCTGCGAGGCAGGtaggaaatgttgcttctggaTGGACCAAGGCAAATAAGAGCGAACCAAAGACCAAACCAAAACCCAGAGCAGCCGACTTCCATAAAAGGCTCTGGCAGGCTCTTTTCTGATCAGATAACTACAACCTCCACTCAAATAAATGGCAAAGAAAGGCTTGTTTTCCCGTGAAGAGACTTCAACCCATGTAACACAATCACATGGCCTTAAAGTGGAGTTGGCGTTTAGCCCGAACTGATCTACAGTGCTATCTAGTGTCAACAACAGTCATCAGCCAACGCTCTTTTTATGGAGAACGTCTCGTGCCATGACACTGAGTTGAACCTCATGTTCTGTGCGCAAGAGCTGCTTGGCAAGCCTCAAAGATAACTGTACAGCACCGTATCAACTCCACATCAGCCGAGCAACTGCATGACGAAGATGCCATCAAGCCCTTTTTGCAGATGGGTGATCCATCTGTGTTTTCCCATGACACCGCTGGTGCTCTCAGTGATAATTACATTAGGGGAGCAAACTGTTGGAGCCAGCAGATGTTCTAGTTCAATTACACTGCTCTGGGTATGGAGGTACATCTTGGAGGAAAACACCCTTGGAATAACATCCTCTGAGTAATCACCAGTGTCAGAGTCTAGTGGGACGGCCTAATTCAGCGTGAGGGGCCGCGGTTTACTCCATAAGATTTCCTTCCAACCGTAATCCAAACTTCATGGTAGTGTTTACAGATGGCCCCCGAGATCCTGAAAGAACAGCCCTGCAGGCCAGAAGTATGGAAGCAAGCAGGGATTTTCAAAATACTCTACAAGCAAGTTCATTTGCCAGCGACCAACAAAACATCTGCACCCTTGGCAACAAAAGAAAGTTCTGTATGGTTCTCAaaattctgtattctgtaaagGTGCTTTAACCAGGAGGAGGACCcttgcctttactgaagaacccccaTTGTCTAGGGCAGGTTTCTGAACAATTACCACTTGGTCTTTGTCTGAAACTGGGGCAGACAAAGACTGGGGACTGTGATAATCTGCTATGAGAAATACTGCACAAATTACACTGCAAATGGCAATCTCTGGGGCCCAAGCACTTTGCCGTACCCTATGGCGCCACTACATAGGCCTTTTTGCAGATACAACACAAATAAAGGACAGACAGGTTTTTAAAACGGCCTCCTTTCAAATAATTGTCGAAGAGGTGTCTCGAAGGAAGCTGTCTGCCAGAGTTTGTAAAcattgaccttttgaccttggCATGGTAAGTCAAAATGCAAAGAAACGGTCTTTGAAATGACTTGATGAATTCTCTTAACACAATAATTCAGTACAATGTGGTTAATGAGTGCTTCTGTTAGTGAATCTAATATGTAAACtatatgcacaaaagtattgggacacctgttcattcattgtttcatctgaaGGTTTTATCtcaaaggttttaaaaaaagttcatcctgctcttgttggattatctgtcgctactgtccagggaagaaagctttctactagattttggagaaggattGCTGTAACTCCTCCTTCCCCAACTcctccttccactgctccacagctcaataccattgaggctttatacccttctactCCACACCTAgccttaggcatggtgctaataggttcatgtgggtttatttgctccaggcagtcctgtgtgtgtgtgtgtgcatttgcacatctgtgtcagcaacagatGCAACAGGTGCAAaacgtagctgaatgccttcattagaaggggtgtccacaaacatttggcaaaGCTCTTTCAGACATAACAGTTTGAACAGTCAGTCCTGAGTGCTGACAGTAAGTTCTCCAACCTCTGTCTCCTGCAGGATCTTCAGGTAGTCTGGCACAGGGATGTCCGGAGCTGTGACAAGTTCCGCCTCCTCTCTGGCCTCTTCCAGGGAGCCCAGTGGGATTTTAAAGTGCACCTCATGCAGACACGCCATTCTCACCGTCACTGATCTGGAAGCACACAATCAAAAGAGCGTTCAGAGTCAACCTGACCAGACCTGACGTATACTGACCGATGGGATGTTGCAtgtacttacttacttacagtTTACTTCTGCCGATGATTGTGCTGACGTGATTGATTTTATGGCTGAGGAAATGAGGCAGGCGTTTAAATGCAAGAGGGCCCAGTCCATCACTTTTTTAGTCTACACAAGATGATGGAGATTTCCTAAAAACATTGGAAAATGTCCAAAATGTCTAATATTCCCAAAATTAACACTTGACTCCTCATTTCCATCAATAAAACACATTACATCAGCACAGTTTCATCTTCCTGTTTGCTCATGCTTGGCATCGACTGCGTGGATTAtattaatatagaaataaaGAGCACACTGAAATGACGTCAGTTCAGTCAATTCATCAAGAAGGCTGTAAACCCTCTTAACGTTCCATGCTTGGCATCTTGTGAGCAAGGCTTTCCCTGCCTTTTCTCAGAAAACTCCTACATGAATACGTGTCTTCCTTTAATTCGCTCGCTATATTGGTTTGTTCTATTACACAACGGTGGACGTGAGCACAGGATTAAGGATTACAGATTACAGAGTCGCCTGTAATCTTGGCCATCTGACCGTCTCGCAGACACCACATGCTGCACTGCGACTCACCCACTACCCTCTACACAGGCTTTGAGAGATCATAACAAAGACTTCTTGCTGGTCTGGGATCACTTTTGGagatagcccccccccccccccccccacacacacacacacacaccctcataaGAGGCCTGTACTAGGCTGTTCCCTGTACTGGGTCTTTAACCAATAAACTGGACCCATGTGTTGTTTGTCAGATGAACTGTTCTGATATTAAGGTTCTAGAGATCACTAGATGATTTGGCAGATAAAATGGCCTAAAATGATGAAATTCTCTGATAATAAGGTTCTACTTATCAATTTATTGTTTGTCTGATAAAATTGTCTGATTTGACCGATATATTGTTTGTCTGATAGAATAGTCAGATATTAAGGTTCCTCTGACCTGAGTAATGTAGATCAGTGTTGTGTTTGACTGATAAAACTGGGTCATTTTACAGTTCCATTGACCGATATATCGTTTGTCTGATAAAAGCATCTGATATTAAGGTTCCCCTGACTGAAATATTGTTTCTTTAATCAAAATAGTTTGCAATTTTatgtattaaaatacatattattatgtatttttggTTCTTAGAAAGTTCAGTCTGTTTCCTGTTTTTAAGAAGTTTTCTGGAAGTGTGTAgaacatttatttgtttgttgtcaTAATTTAATTCAagcttttcacatttggtcatcatatttttaaaaagtaatgcaagttattatttaattgtttattatcagtgtaaattcaGATAATATTTAAttctatatttaaataaatgctccaaTTTTTAAGTGTGGAAAATGTGTAATGGCTCattgttaaatattatttatcagtGTGATTATGTatcaattttatttaatttagtttttttattgttttgtattttgttgtatttttatttttggataACTTTCCATAATGTTAGGTTTTGTCCTAATTGGAAAAGTTGCATAAGAAacccttttaaaaacattgctgaaTGTTCCTATAATGTTCCCCGCGAGCTGGGATTACGGTTTCACAGTGATATTGTTTGTCTGATAGAATAGTCAGATATTATGGTTCCTCTGATCTAAAAAATGTATTTCGTATGTTGTGTTTGGCTGAGAAAACTGGATAACATTAAGGTTCCACCGACCGATATATGGTTTGATATATCTGATATGTCTGATTGAATAATCAGAAATTAAGGTTCCACTGACCAATAAACGATATATCTGAAAAAACATGATATCAAGGTTCCATGGATTTATCCGAAAACCATCAATAACATCTCTTTAAATGCTCTTGAACACCAAGAGAACCTGCAGTAGAGACACATCCATTTCCTGACTAACAATAAGAACCTTTTGTTTATCTGAATTTGTAGCCCAGTATCACAAGCCTTTACACATCATCCAGGTTCTCAATCTAAAGCATTAGCTTCCATCTGAAGAGACAGCCGGCCAAAGCCGCCTTGCTGGAGCAGCTGCACTCACAGCCAGCAAGCATCATCAAAAAGCCTGCAGCAGAATGTTGGGAAATCTGCTCAGGCTGGACTTTCCGACGATGCCGCTACGAAAACTACCCGAAGCAGATGGTTCTAGACTTTAAAAGCAAGCCTGGGTCTTAGCTGCCAGCTGCTCGGTAAGCCCTTAAGTTGTTTTCGTTCTTGTGAAGGACAGAACAATGGAAAGTTCAAGAAGTCAGATGGTGTTTGTCTTCAGCAGAAGCCTTCAGCCTACCTTTAAAGGAGGCTTTGGCAAATCGCTGCCATTCCTAGGCCTAAGAGAGTGACACTCTGGCACAGGAACCTCAGTCTGGTCGATAATTCAGGATGATTGAACCTAACCAACTGAAATACATTCCATACGGCCATGACTGGATCATCTGCAGAGGTTTTTGGGCACAGATGCATCGGATATCTGATGTTCTACACCCTTCAGATGGTTCcttgaatggttctttagtaaaggcaatggtttcAACATAGACTTTAACTCACACATCATCTAAATGCATACATAGCTCATTAAAACCTCTTGTATATGGCACCCCAAAGGGTTCCACCATTGATATGAgtcacagaacctttttttttcactggtcatatttatttggacacatattttaatatattcagGATGAAAGCGATTAAGAATTCAGGTGCAGAAAGTACAAATCCACCACAGGATtatgttccaactgcctgggcatcGCCTTAAGCATTAAAAAAACCCTTTTTTATTAAACAAGATCTAGAAGTGATGGTGACAGAAACAGGAACAGGAAGCCAACAGTAAACATATCCTCCCTGGAAAATATTAGAACTGTGGCCTGAGGATGGAAAGCTGTTATTTTCCTCATATAAGATCTAATAAAAACACTCACCAAATTTAATCCTGTTAAAATACACAAATTCTTATTTCAGCTATCATTTTAGAGGCTGGCCTTCTGACCTCTTACAGTCTACGACCAGTCTGAGGTCGTCGtaagattaaataaatatattaataattatttaagaaTATCAACTGAATATTATATGCTGTTTACATTGTAAACCATGTATTTTACATAAAACTGATCTATTACAATCCTCAGAGGTGGGGCAAAAAAGCTTGAAAAGATTCAGTGGCACCATAGAGAGTGACCCCTGTGCTTTTTATACTAGGTGTGGGTGAGGATGAGGTCAAATCTTCAAATCTTTCAAATCCAGCTCAGTTAAGTTACTGTTTGTTGCTCATTagtgtattttaataaattcattgAGCCCCAATAATGAACCTTTGCAGTAATGAAATTCTGAAAATTCATATGTCATATGTGTGAAACTGTTGAACGTGCTGAGGCCTGGCTGAGATGTTGTAGTGGACAATGTTAATGTTAAGGCAGCTGGCTGAGTTTGTTTGGATAcgggtgcatgtgtgtgtttggctgcaGTATCTACGCTCTTCACCATTATGTTTATTTAGCTGTCTCTCGTTGGGGTGGGATGGGAAAGggggttttgttgttgttgttgttgttgttttttttttgtttttttttattaaaaggtattttttcaataaaaatgttgtttaatataaataacaaaCTGTTTTCTTAAAAACGGAATAACAAacagtaaaattattaaatactTTTTGAAAAAATAACTATTTATCTTAAGTCAGAAGTTAAGATCGTTAAAAAATTGaagaagagtttttttttttaagactctTCTGTGAATTCGGCCTCTGCAGAAAACCTGTTAAACAGTATTGCCTCCAGACACGACATTAAAACTCTGTTTCTCCGTGAAAAATCCTCCCTGTGTTTATATGAACCTTTACAACCAATCAACTGAACCATCTTTGAAGAACACATTTCTCCCAGTTTACAAGCTCAGCTCCTAGCAGAGAAGCGAAACACCCACATGTGCCAAAAACAAACAGCCTACCTGCGCttctggagtgtgtgtgcggTCCGAGGGCTGAGGCGTGTGTGATGTTGCCGCTGTGTCGGTCTTAAGACTAGAAGACACCTGCTTACACGGATAAGACACTCTCTGCTCCACTAATCCACTGACATAACACCTCGACATCAGCTGTTTACGTGACTCCATAACAccttataacacacacacacacacacacacacacacacatactatttCAGGCCTTATTGTTCAATCATTACACTTAAATCATTCtgccagtatgaattattcagtatccactagcTATTATACATTTGTCACTATCTAGTATAGACTATTCAGTTTCTACCATAACATTAATCTGTactcactatgaattatccagtactCACCATACATTGGTCAGTATCCAGTATGgcttattcagtaattactgtgACATATTTAGTATTCAATGtgaattgtttagtatctagtatgaaataaccagtatgtattacacatttgtcagtatccagtatatattattcaggatctactgtaacaatattcagtattcactatgaattactgaGTACCTtgtatggattattcagtatttactttatatttgtcaatatccagtatgaactattcagtatccagttaTTTAATCACCAATATGGACTACTTAGTATTTTCCATGAATTTAGTCTACACAATGTATACagtatgaattcttcagtatttactatacgTGTTAGTATCCAGTATGGATTATTTAGTGTCTACCATAACATTATatagtattcactatgaattattcagtatctagtatggATTATTCggtattttctatatatttgttagtatccagtatgaattattcagtatccagaatgaattatttagcatttactaCACATTTATTAACCTCCAGTGTGGACTATTGAGTATTTTCCATGAATTTAGTGTACACAATTTATGCAGTATGAATTCTCCAGtatttagtatccagtatgaattattcagtatcgtCCATGAATTtagtatccacaatgaattgttcagtaactactatggattattcagtatctagtgtgtattattcagtatttacgaTACATTTGTGAGTATCCAGTCtgaattatttagcatccaGTTATTCAATCATTCAATCTTCAGTATGGACTATTTAGTATTTTCCATTAATTTAGTATGCACACGGTATGCAGTGCAAATTCTTTAGTATTTACTATACATGTTAGTATCCAGTATAGATTAATCAGGACACGCCATAACACTATtgagtattcactatgaattattcagtatccagaatgaattattcagcatttaCTAAACATTTATCAACCTCCAGTATGTACTGTTGAGTATTTTCCATGAATTTAGTGTACACAATGTATGCAGTATATATTCTCAgtatttaatatccagtatgaattattcagtatcgtCCATGAATTtagtatccacaatgaattgttcagtaactacgGCGGATTATTGAGTATTCACTATATATTTCTAGTATCGATCAGGTTCTTAGTATTTACTCGTAATTGTCCGGACACTATTGTGAAGGTAGTGTGTCAGTTGTGTAAAAGTGAGGAACTGAAGTGCGCACTAACACACAGGCCCTAAag is part of the Salminus brasiliensis chromosome 17, fSalBra1.hap2, whole genome shotgun sequence genome and encodes:
- the ubap1lb gene encoding uncharacterized protein ubap1lb, whose product is MACLHEVHFKIPLGSLEEAREEAELVTAPDIPVPDYLKILQETEYAFSLENWVLTGLQSGYSTDLSAPLPNSTSGTCPTCPPYWMMFSSPQESRLASRWSSDFWEPNPRPRSRSLNAAHYRAMKARVTFTISDSEDDNYSDNEEVSFPGNEGTKCSSSGLTRQGPGMKDLHPRCSSNFLNLPSSCGLSAQRHVSFRQTSLSDSRPTGSYFRRSQSTDHSGSHRHSQVGKESPGLALAFSRPLGSHAAPLDSSVELLSALSLEERQLLEAVTERGYPLRTAIIALQKTGQSSPEQILSYLVACDRLCELGYDEAQVEEALEMFQNCETKAEEFLHLLTQFHEMGFQQNAIKEVLLVHENHRERALEELMMRVA